CGTCGGGCGCATACAGCTGGAGTACTGCCACGAGCCCGGATACCATCAAAACCCCATCTACGAGAAGCTGATCGTCCCCCCCCGCCGGCAGCTGGTCGAACTTCAAGAATTCGTCGATTACTACGTCGATTACATTGCCAGCTACAAGAGCACCCGCGATATTCCTATCGTTTCCAACCTCTTGGATAGCATCAACAGGATCAGGCGCGCCAGCCGCTTCACCCGCCCCTGCGGCGCCGGCAACAACACCCTGGCCATCAACAGCCGCGGCGAAGTCTTTCCCTGTATAGCGTTCGTGGATCGTCCCGACTTCGCCATGGGTCAGGCAGGAAAGGGATCCTTATCCCTGCACGAATCCCTGCAAGGATTCGATGTGGACAGCCAGCTCCCGTGCCAGGCCTGCTGGTTGCGCTACGATTGCGCCGGCGGCTGCTACGCCACCCACTACGACATGACTGGGCACCCCCGGCAGCCACACCCCGAATACTGCCAGAATATGCAGGGACGGGCCGAGGTGTTCTTCTACGCCCTCACCCAGATCCTCTCCAAATGCCCGTGGCATCTGGAACGGTAACCCTGCCTGTTACCGCCCGTAGGGCGTCACGTACCAGAAAATTGCAAGGAAGTGGAAGGCACTGCCAACCAGCACGAACACGTGCCAGATGGCGTGGTTGTAAGGAAGGCGGTCCCAGAGGTAGAACAGGACTCCGAGGGTGTAGGCGGCACCGCCGGCAAAGAGCAGCAGCAGCCCGTTCAAGGCAAGGGAGGCTGCGAGCGGCTTGATGACCAGGAGCACCAGCCAACCGAGCCCCAGGTAGAGCATCGGCCCGAGGTAGGGGAGCCGGTGCGTGGTGTACAGTTTCATGAAGGCGCCTACGCTTCCCAGTCCCCACACCGTGATCAACAGCCAGTACCCCGACGCTCCGCGCAGGGTAACCATGGCGAAGGGGGTGTAGGTCCCGGCGATCATAAAGTAGACGCAGGCATGGTCCAGGATACGGAACAGGTAACGCAGGCGCGGCCTTCTCACGCTGTGGTAGATGGTGGAAACCGCGTAGAAGAGGAGCATGGCCCCGGCATAGACGGAGGTTGAGACGATGCGCGCCATCTCGCCGATACTCACCGCGAGGTTGATCAGGGCCGCTGACCCTGCCGCGCTGAGCATGAACCCCACACCGTGGGTCCACCGGTTGGCAAACTCCTCCGCCTCGGTGTAATGAAAGAGCCGCTTGCTGAGATCGTCGTCATCCATGGCCACCCCCTAGCATTAACACCCGCTTAAGATACCTCGACTTTTCCTGTTCCGCAATCACCCCGCCCCCCTTTGAACTTGACAAGCCGTCCCTTCGATACCATCATGGGCATCGCGTTTACACTATGCTAATGAGGTATAGCGGAGGCAAACTTGGCCAGGAAGATTTTCGTTGCGGCTTCAGGTCAGAACATCGGTAAAACCACCATCAGCGTGTCGCTGCTGCACCTGGCCCAGAAAAAGTACGGGCGGGTCGGCTTCATGAAGCCCCTCGGGCCCAAACCCACCGTTTTGCGTGGCATCCCGGTGGACAAAGACGCCGCGCTGATGGCGCAGGTTTACGGCCTGATCAAGGACTTGCGCTACATGTCGCCGGTGGTGGTCTACCCGGAAACCTCCCGCCAAGCCATCGACGGCGAACTGAACCTCCCCGAGCTCGCCGATCGCATCATGACCAGCTATGCAGAGCTGGAGAAGCACTGCGACTTCATTGTCATCGAGGGTTCCGGCCACCCCGGCGTCGGCTCGGTACTGAACCTGTCCAACGCGCGCATCGCCAAGATGCTGGGGGCACCGGTCCTGATGCTGAGCGGAGGGGGCGTGGGCAACGTCATCGATACCCTGGCCATGAATACGGCGCTTTTCAAGCTGGAGTGTGCCGATGTGCGCGGGGTCCTGGTGAACAAGCTGTTCACCGAAAAACGCGACACCATGCTGGATTACCTGACCCGTGCCTTTGCGGGACAGCCATTTTCCGTTCTCGGTGGGTTCGATTACAAACCGGTACTGGCCAATCCATCTTTGGGCCGGGTGGCGCGCCTGCTCGACCTCCCGCTACACGGCAACCGCCGCGAGGTGAAGCGCATCATCCATCACGTGCAGATAGGGGCAGCCTCGACCCAGCGGGTCACCGAGATGTTGCGCGATTCCTCGCTTTTGCTGGTGACCAGCAGCCGCGACGAATTGCTGGTCACCCTGGCCAACCTGTACCAGATGCCCGAATTCCATCAGCAGATCGCCGGTTTGGTCATCTCGGGCCAGGCACCGGTCAGTGGCATCACTCAGCGCATCATCGACCGCAGCAACATTCCCTATTTCCGTACCAACCAGACCACTACCGACCTCTACAAACTCATCACCGAGGACGTTTCCAAGCTGACCGCCAAGGACACCGAGAAACTCGCCCTGATCCGTTCTCTGGCCGATGAGCGTCTTGATTTCGACGCGATCGACGAGCTGTTTGCGCAGTAATACCGGGAGCCGCTTCTCAGCCCCCTCGCCGGATAGCATGACATGTCCTATCCCCCTTCCTTGGCGCGCCGGCATGCTCGGGTGTGTGGTCCCATGAGGGAGTAAGTTGGCACAACGTCCCCCCTATGCAAAAGGGGGGGCCAGGGGGGATTTTTAGGTGAGGCTGCAGCAAGGGCCGTGAGCTTACATCCACCGGCGAAACTAAAAAGGCGGCCTCCTTAGGAGAGCCGCCTAGCGCCGTCCCTGTTGTGGAACAGCTCGCAGAGTTCCTGCTGACTACTTCTTGTGGCAATCGGCACACTTGGTGGGGCCGGCGCCCTTGTCGCTGTGGCACCCTTTGCAGGTCTTGTGCGCCCAGTCCTTGCCGAAGCCTTCGATCTTGCCCGGTCCCTTCTCGTGGCACGCCTTACAGTCCTTCAACACCTCCTGGTGTTTCTTGTGGTTGAAGGTGATGTTGCCGTTTTTAGCCGGCAGGGTGATGACATCGGCGGCGAAGGCGGCTCCGGCACCGAAAACGACGAGGGCTGCTGCGATGACTACCTTTTTCATGGTCTGCTCCTTTTTTCTTTTTGAGTTTTTTACTGCCGAACTGTGGTAAAAATAGCATCTGGTCCGCCGCCCCGGTATCGACATCTATAGCAATTCGACCCGATGTCGGGTCCTACACAGGCTATGTCGGGTCGTTCCAGCCCGGGAATGCCCCCTTTTCACGCTGCGGAGAGCGCTGTAATGGTTGAAAGCAACGACAAGAACGAGAAGGTCCCCCTGCCCAGCGTCGCCATCGACGGCACCCGGATCAGGAACGTACGGGAGGCTAAGAAGCTGACCCAGTTGTACGTGGCCAGCGTGGTAGGGGTAACTACCGACACCATCTCGCGCTGGGAAAACAACCGCTACCCCTCTATCAAACGTGACAATGCCCAGAAACTGGCTGACGCCCTCGAGGTTGCGCTTGACGAGATCCTGCGCCAGGAACTTCCCGAACCGGCGGAGGCCTCGCCTCAGCCTGCAAATCCCCCAGCCAAACGCGCTATCGTGGCTGTTGCCGTGGTTATCGCACTGCTCCTCGGCTTGCTCCTGTTTTTCCTGGTAAGG
This window of the Geomonas agri genome carries:
- the trhA gene encoding PAQR family membrane homeostasis protein TrhA codes for the protein MDDDDLSKRLFHYTEAEEFANRWTHGVGFMLSAAGSAALINLAVSIGEMARIVSTSVYAGAMLLFYAVSTIYHSVRRPRLRYLFRILDHACVYFMIAGTYTPFAMVTLRGASGYWLLITVWGLGSVGAFMKLYTTHRLPYLGPMLYLGLGWLVLLVIKPLAASLALNGLLLLFAGGAAYTLGVLFYLWDRLPYNHAIWHVFVLVGSAFHFLAIFWYVTPYGR
- a CDS encoding phosphotransacetylase family protein codes for the protein MARKIFVAASGQNIGKTTISVSLLHLAQKKYGRVGFMKPLGPKPTVLRGIPVDKDAALMAQVYGLIKDLRYMSPVVVYPETSRQAIDGELNLPELADRIMTSYAELEKHCDFIVIEGSGHPGVGSVLNLSNARIAKMLGAPVLMLSGGGVGNVIDTLAMNTALFKLECADVRGVLVNKLFTEKRDTMLDYLTRAFAGQPFSVLGGFDYKPVLANPSLGRVARLLDLPLHGNRREVKRIIHHVQIGAASTQRVTEMLRDSSLLLVTSSRDELLVTLANLYQMPEFHQQIAGLVISGQAPVSGITQRIIDRSNIPYFRTNQTTTDLYKLITEDVSKLTAKDTEKLALIRSLADERLDFDAIDELFAQ
- a CDS encoding cytochrome c7 is translated as MKKVVIAAALVVFGAGAAFAADVITLPAKNGNITFNHKKHQEVLKDCKACHEKGPGKIEGFGKDWAHKTCKGCHSDKGAGPTKCADCHKK